The DNA segment AGCTGTAAAACTCCGCCTATTACGACGCCGTAGCTAAGGTATGTTGCTACCTCTTTTTGGCTTAGCCCATTTGCTAAAAATAGTGAAAAAATCATAGATAAATTTAAAAGTGCTGTTGAAAACGCAGTCGTGGCAAAATGCCCCTTGTATTGAAGCAAAGTGCCTAAAAATGTAACAGCGTAAATTAGAGCTAGGTAGTAAAAATTTATCCTTACAAGCGGGACGGCATTTTTAGTATCAGCTTCGCTTAATCCAGTTGCAATAATAGTGATAAACTGCTCGGTAAAAAGATTTACTAAAAGCGTTAAAATGCCGATAAATAGCAGAAATTTTAAGAAAATTTCACCACTAAAAAGCGATTTTTTTACTGATTTTGTAAAATTTGGTAAAAACGCCTGTGAAAATGCACCCTCTCCAAAGATTCGCCTAAATAAATTTGGCATTTTAAAGGCAATAAAAAATAGGTCGCTAAAAATCCCAGCACCAAGCACTAGTGCCGTTAAAATATCACGCAAAAGCCCTAAAATACGAGAAACTAAAATACCACTTGCGTTTGAGAAAAAGCCCTTTATAAACATTAAAACCACCTAAATTAAAAATCAAATAGTAGCAAAAAAAGCCTTATTTAATGAAATTTTTGAGATAATATCAACTAAAAATTTTTAAAATAGGACAAGCTTGATTGATATGACGCAAGAACAGGTGCAAGAGCAGGGGGTAGTTTACTTCTCTCCAGTTTTACTTACGACAAAAACACCGCATTTAGAGATAAAAACACTAGCAAATTCGCAAGGCGTGGATAGTAAATTTGTAGATTATAGACTGCTTGATATTCTTACTAGCTACACCGACGCAGAGCACGAAGAGCCAGTGGAGGTTAAAAGGGCGGATCTTGATATTTTTGATGATACGATGTTTTATATTGAGCCTAGTTTAAAGATAGAGCAGAGCTATTATGTCGAGTTTTATGATATCAGACAAGCACCAAAAGTTTTACTTCCAAAGATTAATATCGGTGTAAATTCAAGCCTAACAAAAATAGTAGCAAAGATACACTCAAGTAAAGATATAGCTTACGTCGATAAATACGATGAATTTTTGTATGAGTTTATCGCCAAACAGCTAATAAGTGCTAAAATTTTAGTTGGCATAAGAGAGGGCAAACTTAGAGCTGAGCTAAATAAAATTTCATCAATTTTACGTATAAAAGAGATGATTGATCAAGATGTTACAATAAGCGTTACTACTGGCGTAGAGCCACGAAAGCCTATAGATGCGCGTGTTATTTTTCACTACAAAAAGAGCTCTCAAAACCAAAATTCTGACAAGGTTGATTACGCTAGTAGGGGATTTTTACAAGGTGTTATAGCTGGAGAACTTATAATTGAAAAGATAAAGCCAAAAAACGGCAGAAACGGCAGAAACGTTAGGGGCGAGTTTTTAGAAATGCCACCTGTTAAAGAAGATGGCTCTAAAGATATAAATGTAAGCGAAAATATCGAAGTTAGCGAGAGTGATGAGAGTATAAAATATACGGCGTTAAAACCAGGCTTTGTAAGCGAAAGTGGCGGTGTTTATGACATAAAAGAAGAACTTGAGATAAATGAGATAAATTTTAAGCAAACTGGTTCTGTTCAAACAGTTATGGACGCAAATGTAACGCTAATGATAAAAGAGTCTGATATCTTTAAAGATGCCATTGGTACTGGTGTTGTCGTTGAGGCTAAAGAGATAAATGTAAAGGGAAATGTCGCTGCAAACGCTGTTGTAGTCGCTGATGAAGTAAGCATAGGTGGACAGACTCACGGCAAGGCAAAGATAAAGGCAAAAAAGGCAGAAATAGCCGTTCATATAGGGCTTGTTGAAGGAGATGAAGTCGAGATAGATAGGCTTGAGGGTGGAACTGTTATTGCTAAAAAAGTTCGTATAAACTCAGTTATTGGTGGAAATATCACTGCTGAGGAAATTTACATACAAACGCTTGGCTCAAACTGCACGATGACAGCTGCTATGCTAATTGATGTGAAATTTTTACGCGGTATGAATAATAAATTTATCATCGATACTAGCAAAATGGCTGGTAATATCGAGGATATACCAATGCAGTTAAAAAAGATAGAGGAGGCTGAGGCTATCCTTGATAAGCTACCAAAAAAGATAGAAACAAAAAAATCGATAATAGACAACAACAAAAGCTCGATATACACGATAAAGCAAAAGGTAGAGGAGCTACAAGCTGCAAAGATAGTTCCGCCTGTAACGTTTATGAAAAAGCTAAAAGAGTATCAGCAGTTGGTGGCTGACTACAACGAGCTTTTAAAAGAGCTAAAGAGTAAAAAGTCAGAACACCAAACCCTAAAAGAGGAGTTAAATGTAATGCAAAATGGAATTTTTGCAGCTAGGGTTATAAACAGAAGCAACTGGCTTGAGCTAAATGAGGTAAAATTTATAGTTATCGATCCACCTGTTGATGTTACGTATATGACAAAACAGAATGAAATGGCACGTGTGATGAGCTTAGAGCGAGTGGGCGATGATAAATTTCAAATCAAAAAGAGCAACGACTTAGGCGATGCTAAAATGGATGAAAAATGATAAAAGCAATAGATGGCGTAATAACAAGAAAAGATCCAGCATTTGTGATTTTAAAAACAGCAAGTGGCGTTAGCTATGGAATTTTTGTATCACTTTTTTGCTCTGCAAAGCTTGAAAGTGGAGCAAGAGTGGAGCTAAATATAACTCAAATTATAAGAGAAGATGCAAATTTACTCTATGGATTTTTGGATTTAAATGAGCAAAAAATGTTTGAAATGCTAATAAAACTAAGCGGTATTGGAGCCTCAACTGCTATGGCGGTTTGCTCATCATTAAGCTCGAGCAATTTTATGAGTGCTGTTATAAATGGCGATGATGAAACGCTTAAAAGGGTACCTGGAATCGGGGCAAAAACTGCCAGACGCATAATAGCCGAGTTAAGCGACGCTAAGCTTATAACCGAAGAGAATGTGCCAAATCACGCAAGTGAGGCTGCTATGGCACTTGAAGCACTTGGATTTAAGCGTGAAAAGATAGTTAAAATTTTAGCCGAATGTAAGGCTACTGATACAAGTGAGCTCGTAAAAGAAGCTCTAAAAAAACTAGCATAAAAAGGTGTGATATGGAAAATTTTGGTGTGATTTTTGGTGCAAGAAGCTTTGAACACGAGATAAGCATAGTCAGTGCTATTGTTTTAAAAAATGTGTTAAAACGAGAGCTAACCTTCGTTTTTTGTGATAAAAATCGTGAGTTTTATCTTATCGAGAATAAAAATATGAGAGCAAATTTTTTTAGCTCTGGCGAATACAAAAAGTGCAAAAAACTTATCTTACAAAATGGTGGCTTTTACACCCACTCTCTTTTTGGGGTAAAAAAACTAGATGTTGATGTCTATGTGAATTTAATACACGGAATGGACGGAGAGGATGGCAAGATAGCTGCTTTGCTTGACTTTTTTGAAATTTCATACATAGGTCCTAGACTAGAGGCTAGTGTGATGAGTTTTAATAAAATTCTTACAAAGCTACTAGCTAAAAAAGCCGATGTAAAAACGCTAGAATATGAGAGTATAAAGCGTGAAAGTCACATAAAAACGCCATTTCCTATCATTATAAAACCAGCAAGGCTTGGCAGTAGTATTGGTATAAGTGTTGTAAAAGATGAAAACGAGCTAGAATACGCACTTGACGTTGCGTTTGAGTTTGATGATGAGCTTATTGTTGAGCCATTTATCGCTGGAGTTAAGGAGTATAACCTGGCTGGTTGCTATGTAGACGGTGGTTTTGAGTTTTCTATGATAGAAGAACCAGCTAAGAAGGATTTTTTAAGCTATGAGCAAAAATATCTTAGTTTCTCAAATGAAACAAAGGTTAAAAAGGCTGAAATTTCAATAGAGCTTGAGAGAAAACTAAAAGAGGCTTTTGTAAAAATTTATAATTGTGGTTTTGAGGGTGCTCTTATTAGGTGTGATTTTTTTGTTATAGATGAAGAGGTTTATATAAATGAGATAAACCCAAATCCAGGAAGCTTAGCAAACTATCTATTTAACGACTTTACGGCTGTTATGGACTCTTTGGCTAACTCTTTACCAAGAGAGAAAAAGATAAATATAGATTATAAATTTATAAACTCTATCACTCATTCAAAAGGCGGTAAAATTTAATACCGCTTAACTATTTTATAAAGAAAAGTATGTTAAATTTTACATAAAATTTTATGTAAAGAGAGCAGATGACAACTTTTAGCAAAGATGAGATTTTTACAGCTACTGAGGTAGTAAGAAATTTTAGCACCATACTAAACAGAGTCGGCAAAGGCGATTTAAAACGTGCAGTTATCGTTAAAAATAATAAATTTGAATCAGTGCTTTTAAATATGAGTGAATACGAACGACTATGCGAAGCGGTCGAAATACTCCAAAGCATTTATACATCAACTAAGAAAGAGAATAATGGCTAGTAAAGAGATAAGAAGCGGTTTAAGAAAATATAAAATAAGCTATGAGATGCTAAACCCAGACAATGACGAAATAGTGCTTTTTTTGCACGGCTGGGGTGCAAATAAAGAGATAATGAAAAAGGCGTTTGGTGGGTATTTTACTGGGTATAAACATATATATTTAGATATGCCAGGTTTTGGCGATAGTGATATTTTTAGTCCGCTTTATACTAGCGATTATGCAAAGATTGTAAGAAATTTCATAAAAACACTACCAAAAGAGCCAAGTATAGTAGTTGGTCATAGCTTTGGCGGGAAGGTGGCAACGCTTCTTGAGCCAAGAAATATCGTGCTTTTAAGCTCGGCAGGGATACCTGTGAAAAAAAGATTATGGGTGCGTTTTAAAATTGCTATTTTTAAATTTTTAAAGATTTTTGGACTTGGTAAATTTTATAAAATTTTTGCCACCAAAGATGTCAGCGGTATGAGTAGAACTATGTATGAAACACTAAAAAATGTCGTAAATGAAGACTTTAGCTCAAAATTTGCAAATCTAAACTCAAGGGCGTTTATATTTTGGGGAGAAAACGATAAAGCTACGCCTTTAAAAAGTGGAGAAAAGATGCACGAGCTGATAAAACATAGCAAATTTTATCCACTTAAAGGCGATCACTTCTTTTTCTTACTCCACGCAAAATTTATAAGCGAAGAGGTTTGTAGATTGCTTAGGGGTGAAGAGAGTTGCATAGAAAGTATAAGCACAAAGAGTGATGCTAATGAGCAGGGCGATGAGAGCGGTATTGAGTTTTTGCCTGAAGAAGAGGGGATAGAGATAAAATGAGTCTATTTTCTCAAGAGTTTTTTAACGTAGCTGCCGCGTGTTTTGTGCTTTCGCTTGGCTTTTATGTAATCACTTGTTTTCAGTGGTTTTCGTACCGGGTAGAGCGTGTGCTTTTTCATTTTACAAAACCAGCTTGGCACGTCTTTTTCTTTATAATTCCAGTTGTTTTATTCTATACAACTGGAAGGTATTTTTTTATATATTTTTGCTTTGCGTATCTACCAGCACTATTTTTATGGCATAAAAAACTTGATAAAAAACTTGTATTTACTGGCAGGATAAAGCGTTTTTTTGCCATTTTAATAATCGCCTTAATAGTGCAAAATTTGCTCTATTTTATAGCAAATAAGCCAAATTCTGATATTATTTTGCCACTTGTTATGAGCTTAGTTTTAAGCCATTTTCTTGAAAAATTTAACTCATTTAAATTTCAACAAAAAGCTAAGGAGAAGCTTAATAGCATAAAAAATCTAAAGATTATAATGATA comes from the Campylobacter mucosalis genome and includes:
- a CDS encoding flagellar assembly protein A — protein: MTQEQVQEQGVVYFSPVLLTTKTPHLEIKTLANSQGVDSKFVDYRLLDILTSYTDAEHEEPVEVKRADLDIFDDTMFYIEPSLKIEQSYYVEFYDIRQAPKVLLPKINIGVNSSLTKIVAKIHSSKDIAYVDKYDEFLYEFIAKQLISAKILVGIREGKLRAELNKISSILRIKEMIDQDVTISVTTGVEPRKPIDARVIFHYKKSSQNQNSDKVDYASRGFLQGVIAGELIIEKIKPKNGRNGRNVRGEFLEMPPVKEDGSKDINVSENIEVSESDESIKYTALKPGFVSESGGVYDIKEELEINEINFKQTGSVQTVMDANVTLMIKESDIFKDAIGTGVVVEAKEINVKGNVAANAVVVADEVSIGGQTHGKAKIKAKKAEIAVHIGLVEGDEVEIDRLEGGTVIAKKVRINSVIGGNITAEEIYIQTLGSNCTMTAAMLIDVKFLRGMNNKFIIDTSKMAGNIEDIPMQLKKIEEAEAILDKLPKKIETKKSIIDNNKSSIYTIKQKVEELQAAKIVPPVTFMKKLKEYQQLVADYNELLKELKSKKSEHQTLKEELNVMQNGIFAARVINRSNWLELNEVKFIVIDPPVDVTYMTKQNEMARVMSLERVGDDKFQIKKSNDLGDAKMDEK
- the ruvA gene encoding Holliday junction branch migration protein RuvA, which codes for MIKAIDGVITRKDPAFVILKTASGVSYGIFVSLFCSAKLESGARVELNITQIIREDANLLYGFLDLNEQKMFEMLIKLSGIGASTAMAVCSSLSSSNFMSAVINGDDETLKRVPGIGAKTARRIIAELSDAKLITEENVPNHASEAAMALEALGFKREKIVKILAECKATDTSELVKEALKKLA
- a CDS encoding D-alanine--D-alanine ligase; the encoded protein is MENFGVIFGARSFEHEISIVSAIVLKNVLKRELTFVFCDKNREFYLIENKNMRANFFSSGEYKKCKKLILQNGGFYTHSLFGVKKLDVDVYVNLIHGMDGEDGKIAALLDFFEISYIGPRLEASVMSFNKILTKLLAKKADVKTLEYESIKRESHIKTPFPIIIKPARLGSSIGISVVKDENELEYALDVAFEFDDELIVEPFIAGVKEYNLAGCYVDGGFEFSMIEEPAKKDFLSYEQKYLSFSNETKVKKAEISIELERKLKEAFVKIYNCGFEGALIRCDFFVIDEEVYINEINPNPGSLANYLFNDFTAVMDSLANSLPREKKINIDYKFINSITHSKGGKI
- a CDS encoding type II toxin-antitoxin system Phd/YefM family antitoxin yields the protein MTTFSKDEIFTATEVVRNFSTILNRVGKGDLKRAVIVKNNKFESVLLNMSEYERLCEAVEILQSIYTSTKKENNG
- a CDS encoding alpha/beta fold hydrolase — translated: MASKEIRSGLRKYKISYEMLNPDNDEIVLFLHGWGANKEIMKKAFGGYFTGYKHIYLDMPGFGDSDIFSPLYTSDYAKIVRNFIKTLPKEPSIVVGHSFGGKVATLLEPRNIVLLSSAGIPVKKRLWVRFKIAIFKFLKIFGLGKFYKIFATKDVSGMSRTMYETLKNVVNEDFSSKFANLNSRAFIFWGENDKATPLKSGEKMHELIKHSKFYPLKGDHFFFLLHAKFISEEVCRLLRGEESCIESISTKSDANEQGDESGIEFLPEEEGIEIK